Proteins encoded by one window of Methylosinus sp. PW1:
- the rimO gene encoding 30S ribosomal protein S12 methylthiotransferase RimO, giving the protein MQNVPSDPPAPAKEAPRVSFVSLGCPKALVDSERILTRLRAEGYELTRTHAGADVVVVNTCGFLDSAKAESLEAIGAALKENGKVVVTGCMGAEPQAIAERFPDVLAITGPQAYESVVEAVHAAAAPSHDPFLDLVPEQGVKLTPRHYAYLKISEGCDNSCSFCIIPHLRGSLASRPAGEVLREAERLVKAGVKELLVISQDTSAYGRDLRYSESQWGDRSVRARFLDLAKELGSLGAWVRLHYVYPYPHVDEVVELMAEGNILPYLDIPFQHAAPSVLKAMKRPANEEKTLERIKAWRRICPDLALRSTFIVGFPGESEEDFAYLLDWLEEAEIDRAGAFRYESVAGAPANDLPLDAIAPEVKDQRWKRFMERQQKVSARLLKRKIGKRLQVLVDEPGGGATGLARGRSKADAPQIDGTVHISSRRPLRAGDIVTVKIDRADAYDLYGAAV; this is encoded by the coding sequence ATGCAGAACGTCCCCTCCGACCCGCCCGCGCCCGCCAAAGAGGCGCCGCGCGTCTCCTTCGTCTCGCTCGGCTGCCCCAAAGCGCTCGTCGACAGCGAGCGCATTCTCACGCGCCTGCGCGCCGAAGGCTATGAGCTCACCCGCACCCATGCGGGGGCCGATGTCGTGGTGGTGAACACCTGCGGCTTTCTGGACAGCGCCAAAGCCGAGTCGCTGGAGGCGATCGGCGCGGCGCTGAAGGAGAATGGCAAGGTCGTCGTCACCGGCTGCATGGGCGCCGAACCGCAGGCGATCGCCGAGCGCTTCCCCGACGTCCTCGCCATCACCGGCCCGCAGGCCTATGAGAGCGTGGTCGAGGCCGTCCACGCCGCCGCCGCGCCGAGCCATGACCCGTTTCTCGATCTCGTGCCCGAGCAGGGCGTCAAGCTCACGCCGCGCCATTACGCCTATCTCAAAATCTCGGAAGGCTGCGACAATAGCTGCTCCTTCTGCATCATTCCCCATTTGCGCGGCTCGCTGGCCTCGCGACCGGCCGGCGAGGTGCTGCGCGAGGCCGAGCGGCTGGTGAAGGCCGGCGTCAAGGAGCTGCTCGTCATCTCGCAGGACACCAGCGCCTATGGCCGCGATCTGCGCTATTCCGAGAGCCAATGGGGCGACCGCAGCGTGCGCGCGCGTTTCCTCGATCTCGCAAAGGAGCTGGGCTCGCTCGGGGCCTGGGTGCGGCTGCATTATGTCTATCCCTATCCGCATGTGGACGAGGTCGTCGAGCTGATGGCGGAGGGCAATATCCTGCCCTATCTCGACATCCCTTTTCAGCACGCCGCCCCTTCCGTGCTGAAGGCGATGAAGCGTCCCGCCAATGAGGAGAAGACGCTGGAGCGCATCAAGGCGTGGCGGCGCATCTGCCCCGATCTCGCGCTGCGCTCCACCTTCATCGTCGGCTTCCCCGGCGAGAGCGAGGAGGATTTCGCCTATCTGCTCGATTGGCTGGAGGAGGCGGAGATCGACCGCGCCGGCGCCTTCCGCTACGAGTCCGTGGCCGGCGCGCCTGCCAATGATCTGCCGCTCGACGCCATCGCGCCCGAGGTGAAGGACCAGCGCTGGAAGCGCTTCATGGAGCGCCAGCAGAAGGTCAGCGCCCGCCTGCTGAAGCGCAAGATCGGCAAGCGCCTGCAAGTTCTGGTGGACGAGCCGGGCGGCGGCGCCACAGGCCTCGCGCGTGGACGCAGCAAGGCGGACGCCCCTCAGATCGACGGAACGGTGCACATCTCCTCGCGCCGCCCGTTGCGCGCCGGCGACATTGTGACGGTGAAGATCGACCGCGCCGACGCCTATGATCTCTATGGCGCGGCGGTGTGA
- a CDS encoding nicotinate-nucleotide adenylyltransferase: MIRLPPHAPGMRIGLFGGSFDPPHEGHAHVSQVALQRLALDRLWWLVTPGNPLKETAGLPSLAQRIAAAQKIARDPRIVVTGLEAEIGARYTADTLRFLHRRCPGARFVWIMGADNLLQFHRWRDWREIARTTPIAIVDRPGATFRAASAKAAQRYASARLPESAAALLADAPPPAFVYLHAPRVAQSSTALRNARLLAGAAALPPEQRGP, encoded by the coding sequence ATGATCCGTCTGCCGCCTCACGCGCCGGGAATGCGCATCGGCCTCTTCGGCGGCTCTTTCGATCCGCCGCATGAAGGCCATGCCCATGTCTCGCAGGTGGCGTTGCAGAGGCTGGCGCTCGATCGCCTCTGGTGGCTGGTGACGCCCGGCAATCCGCTGAAGGAGACCGCCGGCCTTCCGTCTCTGGCGCAGCGCATCGCCGCGGCGCAGAAAATCGCCCGCGATCCGCGCATAGTGGTCACGGGGCTCGAGGCGGAGATCGGCGCGCGCTATACGGCGGACACGCTGCGTTTCCTGCATCGGCGCTGTCCAGGCGCGCGCTTCGTCTGGATCATGGGCGCGGATAATCTGCTGCAATTCCACCGCTGGCGCGATTGGCGGGAGATCGCGCGGACGACGCCGATCGCCATCGTCGATCGGCCGGGCGCGACCTTTCGCGCCGCCTCGGCCAAAGCGGCGCAACGCTATGCGTCCGCGCGCCTGCCGGAGAGCGCGGCGGCGCTGCTCGCCGACGCGCCGCCGCCTGCCTTTGTCTATCTGCATGCGCCGCGCGTCGCGCAGTCATCCACCGCGCTGCGCAACGCGCGATTACTTGCCGGCGCTGCGGCGCTGCCACCAGAGCAGCGCGGCCCCTAG
- a CDS encoding beta-ketoacyl-ACP synthase III — MLRTVILGTGSYAPAKVLTNADLEKMVATNGAWIVSRTGIEERRIAAPGESTSDMAAAAAKNALELAGVDPRELDLIIVATVTGDAQTPACAAFLQAKIGAENAFAFDVSAACAGSLYALSIADQFIKTGKVRRALVVGAETLSRVVDWTNRETCVLFGDAAGAMVLGPGEEEGRGLLATSLRTDGTMTSILGIPRAYDPRQDGPTPGEAHKIKMRGREVYKVALRLLPEIVTEALAMAGLEAKDVDHVIAHQANARIIEASLAQLGVPLEKCWMNISRFGNTSSASMPITLDEANRAGRLKKGDVIAMMAIGAGMTWGGAVLRW; from the coding sequence TTGCTCAGAACCGTCATACTCGGAACCGGATCCTACGCCCCCGCGAAGGTTCTGACCAACGCCGACCTCGAGAAAATGGTCGCGACCAATGGCGCCTGGATCGTCAGCCGCACCGGGATCGAGGAGCGCCGCATCGCCGCGCCGGGCGAATCCACCTCCGATATGGCCGCCGCCGCGGCGAAAAACGCGCTGGAGCTGGCCGGCGTCGATCCGCGCGAGCTGGATCTCATCATCGTCGCCACAGTGACCGGCGACGCTCAGACGCCCGCCTGCGCCGCCTTTCTGCAGGCCAAGATCGGGGCCGAGAACGCTTTCGCCTTCGATGTCTCGGCCGCCTGCGCCGGCTCGCTCTATGCGCTCTCCATCGCCGATCAGTTCATCAAGACCGGCAAGGTCCGCCGCGCGCTGGTCGTCGGGGCGGAGACGTTGAGCCGCGTCGTCGATTGGACCAATCGCGAGACCTGCGTGCTGTTCGGCGACGCCGCCGGCGCCATGGTGCTGGGTCCGGGCGAGGAGGAAGGCCGCGGCCTGCTCGCGACCAGCCTGCGCACCGACGGGACCATGACCAGCATTCTCGGCATTCCGCGCGCCTATGATCCACGCCAGGACGGGCCGACGCCGGGGGAGGCGCATAAGATCAAAATGCGCGGCCGCGAAGTCTATAAGGTCGCGCTGCGCCTGCTGCCGGAGATCGTCACCGAGGCGCTGGCCATGGCCGGCCTCGAGGCGAAGGATGTCGATCATGTCATCGCGCATCAGGCCAACGCCCGCATCATAGAGGCGTCGCTGGCGCAGCTCGGCGTGCCGCTCGAGAAATGCTGGATGAATATTTCCCGTTTCGGCAACACGTCGAGCGCCTCCATGCCGATCACTCTGGACGAGGCCAATCGCGCCGGCCGGCTGAAGAAAGGCGATGTGATCGCCATGATGGCGATCGGCGCCGGAATGACCTGGGGCGGCGCGGTGCTGCGCTGGTGA
- a CDS encoding FAD-dependent oxidoreductase: protein MARTPFPDGIARRDFLNGLLIAAGGALSHSSPARAVTGGSCDGPIGLDPRVLRGGNLPATFTVSHWLRDGRLTFEKDFVSLAPGCDDLSGEIPLADAGGRFDVIVIGGGVSGLSAAHHLLRERPRARLLILEAAPVLGGNAGRDDAPPLPGSASTAGAYGTAPSADWLAQFYRAIDVDWLAQSVPGPESSFYFDEFAPGLGAGARGWNIDTFERGAAHLPYDARLREDFARAFAAIRALGEKGLADPADESDPALDDLSSVSLAQHLEATLGCDAIVSRFFTAYTLSAFGGTAEQVNAHSAIAFLSSELTRGSVFTYPGGTSEIARRTLRRLTQSETPPHFETNATALRIETTARGANVVYFQNDRFHRIFGARIILAAPAQSARHLVAHLSDAARKAAWAQFHAAPLVTANVALRRAAPLSQLGLGYSQSWWGGRHFVNYIVADWMSDKRGDPERQTILTFYGGCDAPLDGLAEARMRLMHTPFSDYEDSLRSDLSRLMRDADFDFDRDVSALFLYRWGHSMLRPPPGFLFGATRDASGRLDRAQAPRRIACAPLGPIVFAGQHVEGVPSIESAIGSGRRAALQVLEDRR, encoded by the coding sequence CGCGCGTGCTGCGCGGCGGCAATCTGCCGGCGACCTTCACCGTCTCCCATTGGCTGCGCGACGGTCGGCTGACATTCGAGAAAGATTTCGTCTCGCTCGCGCCCGGCTGCGACGATCTCTCCGGCGAAATCCCGCTCGCGGACGCGGGCGGACGCTTCGACGTCATCGTCATCGGCGGCGGCGTTTCTGGCCTTTCCGCGGCGCATCATCTGCTGCGCGAACGCCCGCGGGCGCGCCTGCTGATCCTCGAGGCGGCGCCTGTCCTCGGCGGCAACGCCGGCCGCGACGACGCCCCGCCTCTCCCCGGCTCCGCCTCCACCGCCGGCGCCTATGGAACCGCGCCTTCCGCCGATTGGCTCGCGCAATTCTATCGCGCGATCGACGTCGATTGGCTGGCGCAGAGCGTCCCCGGCCCGGAGAGCAGCTTTTATTTCGACGAATTCGCGCCCGGCCTCGGCGCCGGCGCGCGCGGCTGGAACATAGACACATTCGAGCGCGGCGCCGCGCATCTTCCCTATGACGCGCGCCTTCGCGAAGACTTCGCCCGCGCTTTCGCGGCGATCCGCGCGCTCGGCGAAAAAGGCCTCGCCGATCCGGCCGATGAGAGCGACCCCGCGCTCGACGATCTCTCGAGCGTCAGCCTCGCGCAGCATCTCGAGGCGACGCTCGGCTGCGACGCGATCGTCTCGCGCTTCTTCACCGCCTACACGCTGAGCGCTTTCGGCGGGACAGCAGAGCAGGTGAACGCTCACAGCGCCATCGCTTTCCTCTCGAGCGAGCTGACCCGCGGCTCGGTCTTCACCTATCCGGGCGGAACGTCGGAAATCGCGCGCCGCACGCTGCGTCGGCTGACGCAGAGCGAGACGCCGCCGCATTTCGAAACCAACGCCACGGCGCTACGGATCGAGACGACGGCGCGGGGCGCGAACGTCGTCTATTTCCAAAATGACCGCTTTCACCGCATCTTCGGCGCGCGGATCATCCTCGCCGCGCCGGCGCAGAGCGCGCGCCATCTCGTCGCGCATCTTTCCGACGCCGCGCGCAAAGCGGCCTGGGCGCAATTCCATGCGGCGCCGCTCGTCACCGCCAATGTCGCGCTGCGCCGCGCCGCGCCGCTATCGCAGCTCGGCCTCGGTTACAGCCAGAGCTGGTGGGGCGGCCGGCATTTCGTCAATTACATCGTCGCCGATTGGATGAGCGACAAGCGCGGCGATCCCGAGCGGCAAACGATTCTCACCTTCTATGGCGGCTGCGACGCGCCGCTCGACGGCCTCGCCGAAGCGCGCATGAGACTGATGCACACGCCCTTCTCCGATTACGAAGACTCGCTCCGCAGCGATCTGTCACGGCTGATGCGCGACGCGGATTTCGATTTCGATCGCGATGTGAGCGCGCTGTTTCTCTATCGCTGGGGGCACAGCATGTTGCGGCCGCCGCCGGGCTTTCTCTTCGGCGCGACGCGCGACGCGAGCGGCAGGCTCGACCGCGCGCAGGCGCCGCGGCGCATCGCCTGCGCGCCTTTGGGGCCGATCGTTTTTGCGGGCCAGCATGTCGAAGGCGTCCCCTCTATCGAGAGCGCGATCGGCTCCGGCCGCCGCGCCGCGCTGCAAGTGTTGGAGGATCGCCGATGA
- a CDS encoding isoprenylcysteine carboxylmethyltransferase family protein yields MKRLATGALVILFTLAYLGLTALGAGGVSAFLANPPLAALTLVTLALAVAAAFTQGHLGPGVREDRGNRWVIAVFAIIGILDAFLPAYTDRLDILTIGGETLRWIGVILYAIGGVLRLWPVFVLGRRFSGLVAIQPGHELVTTGLYAHIRNPSYLGLLIGLVGWALVFRSLIGLLLAAATIPPLVARMKSEEALLASHFGAVYDAYRARTARLIPSLY; encoded by the coding sequence ATGAAGAGGCTCGCGACAGGCGCGCTCGTCATCCTCTTCACCCTCGCCTATCTCGGCCTCACGGCGCTCGGCGCGGGCGGCGTTTCGGCCTTTCTCGCAAATCCGCCGCTCGCGGCGCTGACGCTCGTCACTCTGGCGCTCGCCGTCGCCGCCGCTTTCACGCAAGGCCATCTCGGCCCCGGCGTGCGCGAGGATCGCGGCAATCGCTGGGTCATCGCCGTCTTCGCGATCATCGGCATCCTGGACGCTTTTCTGCCCGCCTATACGGATCGCCTCGACATTCTGACGATCGGCGGCGAGACGCTGCGCTGGATCGGCGTCATCCTCTACGCCATCGGCGGCGTGCTGCGGCTGTGGCCGGTCTTCGTGCTCGGACGACGCTTCAGCGGCCTCGTCGCCATTCAGCCGGGCCATGAGCTGGTGACGACCGGGCTCTACGCCCATATCCGCAATCCGAGCTATCTCGGCCTGCTCATCGGCCTCGTCGGCTGGGCGCTGGTCTTTCGCTCGCTCATCGGCCTCTTGCTGGCGGCGGCGACGATTCCGCCGCTGGTCGCCCGCATGAAATCCGAGGAGGCGCTGCTCGCCTCGCATTTTGGCGCCGTCTATGACGCCTATCGCGCGCGCACGGCGCGGCTCATTCCCAGCCTCTACTGA